One window from the genome of Nomascus leucogenys isolate Asia chromosome 12, Asia_NLE_v1, whole genome shotgun sequence encodes:
- the BCL9 gene encoding B-cell CLL/lymphoma 9 protein isoform X1 produces the protein MHSSNPKVRSSPSGNTQSSPKSKQEVMVRPPTVMSPSGNPQLDSKFSNQGKQGGSASQSQPSPCDSKSGGHTPKALPGPGGSMGLKNGAGNGAKGKGKRERSISADSFDQRDPGTPNDDSDIKECNSADHIKSQDSQHTPHSMTPSNATAPRSSTPSHGQTTATEPTPAQKTPAKVVYVFSTEMANKAAEAVLKGQVETIVSFHIQNISNSKTERSTAPLNTQISALRNDPKPLPQQPPAPANQDQNSSQNTRLQPTPPIPAPAPKSAAPPRPLDRESPGVENKLIPSVGSPASSTPLPPDGTGPNSTPNNRAVTPVSQGSNNSSADPKAPPPPPVSSGEPPTLGENPDGLSQEQLEHRERSLQTLRDIQRMLFPDEKEFTGAQSGGPQQNPGVLDGPQKKPEGPIQAMMAQSQSLGKGPGPRTDVGAPFGPQGHRDVPFSPDEMVPPSMNSQSGTIGPDHLDHMTPEQIAWLKLQQEFYEEKRRKQEQVVVQQCSLQDMMVHQHGPRGVVRGPPPPYQMTPSEGWAPGGAEPFSDGINMPHSLPPRGMAPHPNMPGSQMRLPGFAGMINSEMEGPNVPNPASRPGLSGVSWPDDVPKIPDGRNFPPGQGVFSGPGRGERFPNPQGLSEEMFQQQLAEKQLGLPPGMAMEGIRPSMEMNRMIPGSQRHMEPGNNPIFPRIPVEGPLSPSRGDFPKGMPPQMGPGRELEFGMVPSGMKGDVNLNVNMGSSSQMIPQKMREAAAGPEEMLKLRPGGSDMLPAQQKMVPLPFGEHPQQEYGMGPRPFLPMSQGPGSNSGLRNLREPIGPDQRTNSRLSHMPPLPLNPSSNPTSLNTAPPVQRGLGRKPLDISVAGSQVHSPGINPLKSPTMHQVQSPMLGSPSGNLKSPQTPSQLAGMLAGPAAAASIKSPPVLGSAAASPVHLKSPSLPAPSPGWTSSPKPPLQSPGIPPNHKAPLTMASPAMLGNVESGGPPPPTASQPASVNIPGSLPSSTPYTMPPEPTLSQNPLSIMMSRMSKFAMPSSTPLYHDAIKTVASSDDDSPPARSPNLPSMNNMPGMGINTQNPRISGPNPVVPMPTLSPMGMTQPLSHSNQMPSPNAMGPNIPPHGVPMGPGLMSHNPIMGHGSQEPPMVPQGRMGFPQGFPPVQSPPQQVPFPHNGPSGGQGSFPGGMGFPGEGPLGRPSNLPQSSADAALCKPGGPGGPDSFTVLGNSMPSVFTDPDLQEVIRPGATGIPEFDLSRIIPSEKPSQTLQYFPRGEVPGRKQPQGPGPGFSHMQGMMGEQAPRMGLALPGMGGPGPVGTPDIPLGTAPSMPGHNPMRPPAFLQQGMMGPHHRMMSPAQSTMPGQPTLMSNPAAAVGMIPGKDRGPAGLYTHPGPVGSPGMMMSMQGMMGPQQNIMIPPQMRPRGMAADVGMGGFSQGPGNPGNMMF, from the exons ATGCATTCCAGTAACCCTAAAGTGAGGAGCTCTCCATCAGGAAACACACAGAG taGCCCTAAGTCAAAGCAGGAGGTGATGGTCCGTCCCCCTACAGTGATGTCCCCATCTGGAAACCCCCAGCTGGATTCCAAATTCTCCAATCAGGGTAAACAGGGGGGCTCAGCCAGCCAATCCCAGCCATCCCCCTGTGACTCCAAGAGTGGGGGCCATACCCCTAAAGCACTCCCTGGCCCAGGTGGGAGCATGGGGCTGAAGAATGGGGCTGGAAATGGTGCCAAGGGCAAGGGGAAAAGGGAGCGAAGTATTTCCGCCGACTCCTTTGATCAGAGAGATCCTGGGACTCCAAACGATGACTCTGACATTAAAG aatgTAATTCTGCTGACCACATAAAGTCCCAGGATTCCCAGCACACACCACATTCGATGACCCCATCAAATGCTACAGCCCCCAGGTCTTCCACCCCCTCCCATGGCCAAACTACTGCCACAGAGCCCACACCTGCTCAGAAGACTCCAGCCAAAGTGGTGTATGTGTTTTCTACTGAGATGGCCAATAA AGCTGCAGAAGCTGTTTTGAAGGGCCAGGTTGAAACTATCGTCTCTTTCCACATCCAGAACATTTCTAACAGCAAGACAGAGAGAAGCACAGCGCCTCTG AACACACAGATATCTGCCCTTCGGAATGATCCGAAACCTCTCCCACAGCAGCCCCCAGCTCCAGCCAACCAGGACCAGAATTCTTCCCAGAATACCAGACTGCAGCCAACTCCACCCATTCCGGCACCAGCACCCAAGTCTGCCGCACCCCCACGTCCCCTGGACCGGGAGAGTCCTGGGGTAGAAAACAAACTGATTCCTTCTGTAGGAAGTCCTGCCAGCTCCACTCCACTGCCCCCAGATGGTACTGGGCCCAACTCAACTCCCAACAATAGGGCAGTGACCCCTGTCTCCCAGGGGAGCAATAACTCTTCAGCAGATCCCAAAGCCCCTCCGCCTCCACCAGTGTCCAGTGGCGAACCCCCCACACTGGGAGAGAATCCCGATGGCCTATCTCAGGAGCAGCTGGAGCACCGGGAGCGCTCCTTACAAACTCTCAGAGATATCCAGCGCATGCTTTTTCCTGATGAGAAAGAATTCACAGGAGCACAAAGTGGGGGACCCCAGCAGAATCCTGGGGTATTAGATGGGCCTCAGAAAAAACCAGAAGGGCCGATACAGGCCATGATGGCCCAATCCCAAAGCCTAGGCAAGGGACCTGGGCCCCGGACAGACGTAGGAGCTCCATTTGGCCCTCAAGGACATAGAGATGTACCCTTTTCTCCAGATGAAATGGTTCCACCTTCTATGAACTCCCAGTCTGGGACCATAGGACCTGACCACCTCGACCATATGACTCCTGAGCAGATAGCGTGGCTGAAACTGCAGCAGGAGTTTTatgaagagaagaggaggaagcaggAACAAGTGGTTGTCCAGCAATGTTCCCTCCAGGACATGATGGTCCATCAGCACGGGCCTCGGGGAGTGGTCCGAGGGCCCCCCCCTCCATACCAGATGACCCCTAGTGAAGGCTGGGCACCTGGGGGTGCAGAGCCATTTTCTGATGGTATCAACATGCCACATTCTCTGCCCCCGAGGGGCATGGCTCCCCATCCCAACATGCCAGGGAGCCAGATGCGCCTCCCTGGATTTGCAGGCATGATAAACTCTGAAATGGAAGGGCCAAATGTCCCCAACCCTGCATCTAGACCAGGTCTTTCTGGAGTCAGTTGGCCAGATGATGTGCCAAAAATCCCAGATGGTCGAAATTTTCCTCCTGGCCAGGGCGTCTTCAGCGGTCCCGGCCGAGGGGAACGCTTCCCAAACCCCCAAGGATTGTCTGAAGAGATGTTTCAGCAGCAGCTGGCAGAGAAACAGCTGGGTCTCCCCCCAGGGATGGCCATGGAAGGCATCAGGCCCAGCATGGAGATGAACAGGATGATTCCAGGCTCCCAGCGCCACATGGAGCCTGGGAATAACCCCATTTTCCCTCGAATACCAGTTGAGGGCCCTCTGAGTCCTTCTAGGGGTGACTTTCCAAAAGGAATGCCCCCACAGATGGGCCCTGGTCGGGAACTTGAGTTTGGGATGGTTCCTAGTGGGATGAAGGGAGATGTCAATCTAAATGTCAACATGGGATCCAGCTCTCAGATGATACCTCAGAAGATGAGAGAGGCTGCGGCGGGCCCTGAGGAGATGCTGAAATTACGCCCAGGTGGCTCAGACATGCTGCCTGCTCAGCagaagatggtgccactgccatTTGGTGAGCACCCCCAGCAGGAGTATGGCATGGGCCCCAGACCATTCCTTCCCATGTCTCAGGGTCCAGGCAGCAACAGTGGCTTGCGGAATCTCAGAGAACCAATTGGGCCCGACCAAAGGACTAACAGCCGGCTCAGTCATATGCCACCACTACCTCTCAACCCTTCCAGTAACCCCACCAGCCTCAACACAGCTCCTCCAGTTCAGCGAGGCCTGGGGCGGAAGCCCTTGGATATATCTGTGGCAGGCAGCCAGGTGCATTCCCCAGGCATTAACCCTCTCAAGTCTCCCACGATGCACCAAGTCCAGTCACCAATGCTGGGCTCGCCCTCGGGGAACCTCAAGTCCCCCCAGACTCCATCGCAGCTGGCAGGCATGCTGGCGGgcccagctgctgctgcttccaTTAAGTCCCCCCCTGTTTTGGGGTCTGCTGCTGCTTCACCTGTCCACCTCAAGTCTCCATCACTTCCTGCCCCGTCACCTGGATGGACCTCTTCTCCAAAACCTCCCCTTCAGAGTCCTGGGATCCCTCCAAACCATAAAGCACCCCTCACcatggcctccccagccatgctgggAAATGTAGAGTCAG GTGGCCCCCCACCTCCTACAGCCAGCCAGCCTGCCTCTGTGAATATCCCTGGAAGTCTTCCCTCTAGTACACCTTATACTATGCCTCCAGAGCCAACCCTTTCCCAGAACCCACTCTCTATTATGATGTCTCGAATGTCCAAGTTTGCAATGCCCAGTTCCACCCCGTTATACCATGATGCTATCAAGACTGTGGCCAGCTCAGATGACGACTCCCCTCCAGCTCGTTCTCCCAACTTGCCATCAATGAATAATATGCCAG gaatgGGCATTAATACACAGAATCCTCGAATTTCAGGTCCAAACCCCGTGGTTCCGATGCCAACCCTCAGCCCAATGGGAATGACCCAGCCACTTTCTCACTCCAATCAGATGCCCTCTCCAAATGCCATGGGACCCAACATACCTCCTCATGGGGTCCCAATGGGGCCTGGCTTGATGTCACACAATCCTATCATGGGGCATGGGTCCCAGGAGCCACCGATGGTACCTCAAGGACGGATGGGCTTCCCCCAGGGCTTCCCTCCAGTACAGTCTCCCCCACAGCAGGTTCCATTCCCTCACAATGGCCCCAGTGGGGGGCAGGGCAGCTTCCCAGGAGGGATGGGTTTCCCAGGAGAAGGCCCCCTTGGCCGCCCCAGCAACCTGCCCCAAAGTTCAGCAGATGCAGCACTTTGCAAGCCTGGAGGCCCCGGGGGTCCTGACTCCTTCACTGTCCTGGGGAACAGCATGCCTTCGGTGTTTACAGACCCAGATCTGCAGGAGGTCATCCGACCTGGAGCCACCGGAATACCTGAGTTTGATCTATCCCGCATTATTCCATCTGAGAAGCCCAGCCAGACGCTGCAATATTTCCCTCGAGGGGAAGTTCCAGGCCGTAAACAGCCCCAGGGTCCTGGACCTGGGTTTTCACACATGCAGGGGATGATGGGCGAACAAGCCCCCAGAATGGGACTAGCATTACCTGGCATGGGAGGTCCAGGGCCAGTGGGAACTCCGGACATCCCTCTTGGTACAGCTCCATCCATGCCAGGCCACAACCCCATGAGACCACCAGCCTTTCTCCAACAAGGCATGATGGGACCTCACCATCGGATGATGTCACCAGCACAATCTACAATGCCCGGCCAGCCCACCCTGATGAGCAATCCAGCCGCTGCCGTGGGCATGATTCCTGGCAAGGATCGGGGGCCTGCCGGGCTCTACACCCACCCTGGGCCTGTGGGCTCTCCAGGCATGATGATGTCCATGCAGGGCATGATGGGACCCCAACAGAACATCATGATCCCCCCACAGATGAGGCCCCGGGGCATGGCTGCCGACGTGGGCATGGGTGGATTTAGCCAAGGACCTGGCAACCCAGGAAACATgatgttttaa